A region of Bradysia coprophila strain Holo2 unplaced genomic scaffold, BU_Bcop_v1 contig_373, whole genome shotgun sequence DNA encodes the following proteins:
- the LOC119082078 gene encoding SWI/SNF-related matrix-associated actin-dependent regulator of chromatin subfamily E member 1 isoform X9 translates to MSLPSNYKQVASNSSGPGQSGQRLRASGSSAASERNKEMGNPFVHTVHGNPAFTPGKSGKSTAESRAPKPPKAPEKPLMPYMRYSRKVWDSVKAAHPERKLWEIGKVIGQMWRDLPEPQKQEFIEEYTIEKAEYEKSLKTYHSSPAYLSFLAAKNKAKADADSHETPSRPAKGSQADRRIDIQPAEDEEDQDDGYSVKHVAYARFLRNHRLINEIFSDMAVPDVRTVVTTSRMQVLKRQVQSLTMHQMKLEAELLQMEEKFESKKRRLAESSDVFQEELKKHCKPAVDEETFQKMVERQYEAMKRERMRQLDEPNQLKPNIRPDDDISAVPQPTNTANSATEAQPSEQEPMETDPTQPEPEVARPVESSKESHNITANSPSESDSNSNPTTLTTKPTESEHPEAAAEHPAQPLSPTAAKIPTVEPKDETPAPIVPAPTTYAQPAPSPIHSSVPTPTNIPQPTTTAVISSPSQPPLAQSAYSEPIAPVPNATPPHHPIPQTTHHNMPPHIVPHQGMAGLPPHPYGAFPGAGPGQQRSPYYPPQYAGHPSQPYHQYPPYPYHHGGQYPPQPSHYVGANNAPSPYGPPPPGPIPSGPAIHPNEGGDESKHKKAEGQHEEPEKKDGAE, encoded by the exons ATGTCTTTGCCCAGCAACTACAAGCAGGTTGCGTCGAACTCGTCGGGTCCTGGACAGAGTGGCC AACGTTTGCGAGCATCTGGTTCATCGGCAGCTAGCGAACGTAACAAGGAAATGGGTAATCCGTTCGTGCACACCGTTCATGGAAATCCTGCCTTTACGCCCGGCAAATCTGGAAAATCTACG GCGGAATCCCGAGCACCGAAACCTCCTAAAGCTCCCGAAAAACCGTTGATGCCGTACATGAGATATTCTCGTAAGGTGTGGGACAGTGTCAAGGCCGCACATCCGGAACGAAAGCTTTGGGAAATTGGTAAAGTTATTGGTCAAATGTGGCGAGACCTGCCCGAACCGCAGAAACAAGAGTTCATCGAAGAGTATACGATTGAGAAG GCAGAGTACGAAAAAAGTCTTAAGACTTACCACAGTTCTCCTGCATATCTATCCTTCTTGGCTGCCAAGAACAAGGCCAAAGCAG ACGCTGACTCTCATGAGACTCCATCCCGACCGGCAAAAGGTTCTCAAGCTGATCGTCGCATTGACATTCAACCAGCCGAAGATGAAGAAG ACCAAGACGACGGATACTCCGTTAAGCACGTAGCGTATGCTCGCTTTCTACGCAATCATCGGTTGatcaacgaaatattttcggaCATGGCAGTTCCGGATGTTCGTACCGTTGTAACAACAAGCCGTATGCAAGTCTTGAAGCGTCAAGTTCAATCGTTGACTATGCATCAAATGAAATTGGAGGCAGAACTGTTGCAAATGGAGGAGAAATTTGAGTCGAAGAAGCGCCGACTCGCCGAGTCAAGTGACGTGTTCCAGGAAGAATTGAAAAAG caTTGCAAGCCAGCTGTTGATGAAGAGACCTTCCAGAAAATGGTGGAGCGTCAGTATGAAGCAATGAAACGCGAACGTATGCGTCAATTGGACGAACCTAACCAATTGAAACCGAACATTCGTCCGGATGATGACATTTCAGCTGTACCGCAACCGACAAACACGGCTAACTCGGCAACGGAAGCTCAACCATCCGAACAGGAG CCAATGGAAACGGATCCGACACAACCCGAGCCCGAAGTTGCGCGGCCAGTTGAATCGTCCAAGGAATCTCACAACATAACAGCCAATTCACCATCGGAAAGCGATTCCAATTCGAATCCAACAACGCTAACCACTAAGCCTACCGAATCCGAACATCCTGAGGCCGCTGCCGAACATCCTGCTCAACCATTGAGTCCAACTGCTGCCAAAATTCCAACCGTTGAACCGAAAGACGAAACTCCAGCTCCAATAGTTCCAGCGCCGACAACGTATGCCCAACCAGCACCATCACCAATTCATTCATCTGTTCCGACGCCGACCAACATTCCACAGCCAACAACAACAGCTGTGATCTCATCACCATCGCAACCGCCACTGGCCCAATCGGCATACAGCGAACCAATTGCTCCTGTACCGAATGCAACACCACCGCATCATCCGATTCCACAAACCACTCATCATAATATGCCGCCGCACATCGTTCCACATCAAG gTATGGCAGGCTTGCCACCACATCCATATGGAGCTTTTCCCGGCGCTGGTCCTGGACAGCAAAGATCGCCGTATTATCCACCGCAATATGCCGGCCATCCATCGCAACCTTACCATCAATATCCACCGTATCCATACCATCACGGCGGTCAATATCCACCACAACCATCGCATTACGTTGGAGCTAATAATGCACCTTCACCATATGGTCCTCCACCGCCTGGACCAATTCCAAGTGGCCCAGCCATTCATCCGAACGAAGGAGGAGACGAAAGCAAAC ATAAAAAAGCCGAAGGACAGCACGAAGAACCGGAAAAAAAAGATGGAGCCGAATAG
- the LOC119082078 gene encoding SWI/SNF-related matrix-associated actin-dependent regulator of chromatin subfamily E member 1 isoform X7 — translation MSLPSNYKQVASNSSGPGQSGHFHMKHGVAVTFNILKERLRASGSSAASERNKEMGNPFVHTVHGNPAFTPGKSGKSTAESRAPKPPKAPEKPLMPYMRYSRKVWDSVKAAHPERKLWEIGKVIGQMWRDLPEPQKQEFIEEYTIEKAEYEKSLKTYHSSPAYLSFLAAKNKAKAAIADADSHETPSRPAKGSQADRRIDIQPAEDEEDQDDGYSVKHVAYARFLRNHRLINEIFSDMAVPDVRTVVTTSRMQVLKRQVQSLTMHQMKLEAELLQMEEKFESKKRRLAESSDVFQEELKKHCKPAVDEETFQKMVERQYEAMKRERMRQLDEPNQLKPNIRPDDDISAVPQPTNTANSATEAQPSEQEPMETDPTQPEPEVARPVESSKESHNITANSPSESDSNSNPTTLTTKPTESEHPEAAAEHPAQPLSPTAAKIPTVEPKDETPAPIVPAPTTYAQPAPSPIHSSVPTPTNIPQPTTTAVISSPSQPPLAQSAYSEPIAPVPNATPPHHPIPQTTHHNMPPHIVPHQGMAGLPPHPYGAFPGAGPGQQRSPYYPPQYAGHPSQPYHQYPPYPYHHGGQYPPQPSHYVGANNAPSPYGPPPPGPIPSGPAIHPNEGGDESKHKKAEGQHEEPEKKDGAE, via the exons ATGTCTTTGCCCAGCAACTACAAGCAGGTTGCGTCGAACTCGTCGGGTCCTGGACAGAGTGGCC ATTTTCACATGAAACATGGTGTCGCTGTtactttcaacattttgaaag AACGTTTGCGAGCATCTGGTTCATCGGCAGCTAGCGAACGTAACAAGGAAATGGGTAATCCGTTCGTGCACACCGTTCATGGAAATCCTGCCTTTACGCCCGGCAAATCTGGAAAATCTACG GCGGAATCCCGAGCACCGAAACCTCCTAAAGCTCCCGAAAAACCGTTGATGCCGTACATGAGATATTCTCGTAAGGTGTGGGACAGTGTCAAGGCCGCACATCCGGAACGAAAGCTTTGGGAAATTGGTAAAGTTATTGGTCAAATGTGGCGAGACCTGCCCGAACCGCAGAAACAAGAGTTCATCGAAGAGTATACGATTGAGAAG GCAGAGTACGAAAAAAGTCTTAAGACTTACCACAGTTCTCCTGCATATCTATCCTTCTTGGCTGCCAAGAACAAGGCCAAAGCAG CTATTGCAGACGCTGACTCTCATGAGACTCCATCCCGACCGGCAAAAGGTTCTCAAGCTGATCGTCGCATTGACATTCAACCAGCCGAAGATGAAGAAG ACCAAGACGACGGATACTCCGTTAAGCACGTAGCGTATGCTCGCTTTCTACGCAATCATCGGTTGatcaacgaaatattttcggaCATGGCAGTTCCGGATGTTCGTACCGTTGTAACAACAAGCCGTATGCAAGTCTTGAAGCGTCAAGTTCAATCGTTGACTATGCATCAAATGAAATTGGAGGCAGAACTGTTGCAAATGGAGGAGAAATTTGAGTCGAAGAAGCGCCGACTCGCCGAGTCAAGTGACGTGTTCCAGGAAGAATTGAAAAAG caTTGCAAGCCAGCTGTTGATGAAGAGACCTTCCAGAAAATGGTGGAGCGTCAGTATGAAGCAATGAAACGCGAACGTATGCGTCAATTGGACGAACCTAACCAATTGAAACCGAACATTCGTCCGGATGATGACATTTCAGCTGTACCGCAACCGACAAACACGGCTAACTCGGCAACGGAAGCTCAACCATCCGAACAGGAG CCAATGGAAACGGATCCGACACAACCCGAGCCCGAAGTTGCGCGGCCAGTTGAATCGTCCAAGGAATCTCACAACATAACAGCCAATTCACCATCGGAAAGCGATTCCAATTCGAATCCAACAACGCTAACCACTAAGCCTACCGAATCCGAACATCCTGAGGCCGCTGCCGAACATCCTGCTCAACCATTGAGTCCAACTGCTGCCAAAATTCCAACCGTTGAACCGAAAGACGAAACTCCAGCTCCAATAGTTCCAGCGCCGACAACGTATGCCCAACCAGCACCATCACCAATTCATTCATCTGTTCCGACGCCGACCAACATTCCACAGCCAACAACAACAGCTGTGATCTCATCACCATCGCAACCGCCACTGGCCCAATCGGCATACAGCGAACCAATTGCTCCTGTACCGAATGCAACACCACCGCATCATCCGATTCCACAAACCACTCATCATAATATGCCGCCGCACATCGTTCCACATCAAG gTATGGCAGGCTTGCCACCACATCCATATGGAGCTTTTCCCGGCGCTGGTCCTGGACAGCAAAGATCGCCGTATTATCCACCGCAATATGCCGGCCATCCATCGCAACCTTACCATCAATATCCACCGTATCCATACCATCACGGCGGTCAATATCCACCACAACCATCGCATTACGTTGGAGCTAATAATGCACCTTCACCATATGGTCCTCCACCGCCTGGACCAATTCCAAGTGGCCCAGCCATTCATCCGAACGAAGGAGGAGACGAAAGCAAAC ATAAAAAAGCCGAAGGACAGCACGAAGAACCGGAAAAAAAAGATGGAGCCGAATAG
- the LOC119082078 gene encoding SWI/SNF-related matrix-associated actin-dependent regulator of chromatin subfamily E member 1 isoform X8: MSLPSNYKQVASNSSGPGQSGQRLRASGSSAASERNKEMGNPFVHTVHGNPAFTPGKSGKSTAESRAPKPPKAPEKPLMPYMRYSRKVWDSVKAAHPERKLWEIGKVIGQMWRDLPEPQKQEFIEEYTIEKAEYEKSLKTYHSSPAYLSFLAAKNKAKAAIADADSHETPSRPAKGSQADRRIDIQPAEDEEDQDDGYSVKHVAYARFLRNHRLINEIFSDMAVPDVRTVVTTSRMQVLKRQVQSLTMHQMKLEAELLQMEEKFESKKRRLAESSDVFQEELKKHCKPAVDEETFQKMVERQYEAMKRERMRQLDEPNQLKPNIRPDDDISAVPQPTNTANSATEAQPSEQEPMETDPTQPEPEVARPVESSKESHNITANSPSESDSNSNPTTLTTKPTESEHPEAAAEHPAQPLSPTAAKIPTVEPKDETPAPIVPAPTTYAQPAPSPIHSSVPTPTNIPQPTTTAVISSPSQPPLAQSAYSEPIAPVPNATPPHHPIPQTTHHNMPPHIVPHQGMAGLPPHPYGAFPGAGPGQQRSPYYPPQYAGHPSQPYHQYPPYPYHHGGQYPPQPSHYVGANNAPSPYGPPPPGPIPSGPAIHPNEGGDESKHKKAEGQHEEPEKKDGAE; this comes from the exons ATGTCTTTGCCCAGCAACTACAAGCAGGTTGCGTCGAACTCGTCGGGTCCTGGACAGAGTGGCC AACGTTTGCGAGCATCTGGTTCATCGGCAGCTAGCGAACGTAACAAGGAAATGGGTAATCCGTTCGTGCACACCGTTCATGGAAATCCTGCCTTTACGCCCGGCAAATCTGGAAAATCTACG GCGGAATCCCGAGCACCGAAACCTCCTAAAGCTCCCGAAAAACCGTTGATGCCGTACATGAGATATTCTCGTAAGGTGTGGGACAGTGTCAAGGCCGCACATCCGGAACGAAAGCTTTGGGAAATTGGTAAAGTTATTGGTCAAATGTGGCGAGACCTGCCCGAACCGCAGAAACAAGAGTTCATCGAAGAGTATACGATTGAGAAG GCAGAGTACGAAAAAAGTCTTAAGACTTACCACAGTTCTCCTGCATATCTATCCTTCTTGGCTGCCAAGAACAAGGCCAAAGCAG CTATTGCAGACGCTGACTCTCATGAGACTCCATCCCGACCGGCAAAAGGTTCTCAAGCTGATCGTCGCATTGACATTCAACCAGCCGAAGATGAAGAAG ACCAAGACGACGGATACTCCGTTAAGCACGTAGCGTATGCTCGCTTTCTACGCAATCATCGGTTGatcaacgaaatattttcggaCATGGCAGTTCCGGATGTTCGTACCGTTGTAACAACAAGCCGTATGCAAGTCTTGAAGCGTCAAGTTCAATCGTTGACTATGCATCAAATGAAATTGGAGGCAGAACTGTTGCAAATGGAGGAGAAATTTGAGTCGAAGAAGCGCCGACTCGCCGAGTCAAGTGACGTGTTCCAGGAAGAATTGAAAAAG caTTGCAAGCCAGCTGTTGATGAAGAGACCTTCCAGAAAATGGTGGAGCGTCAGTATGAAGCAATGAAACGCGAACGTATGCGTCAATTGGACGAACCTAACCAATTGAAACCGAACATTCGTCCGGATGATGACATTTCAGCTGTACCGCAACCGACAAACACGGCTAACTCGGCAACGGAAGCTCAACCATCCGAACAGGAG CCAATGGAAACGGATCCGACACAACCCGAGCCCGAAGTTGCGCGGCCAGTTGAATCGTCCAAGGAATCTCACAACATAACAGCCAATTCACCATCGGAAAGCGATTCCAATTCGAATCCAACAACGCTAACCACTAAGCCTACCGAATCCGAACATCCTGAGGCCGCTGCCGAACATCCTGCTCAACCATTGAGTCCAACTGCTGCCAAAATTCCAACCGTTGAACCGAAAGACGAAACTCCAGCTCCAATAGTTCCAGCGCCGACAACGTATGCCCAACCAGCACCATCACCAATTCATTCATCTGTTCCGACGCCGACCAACATTCCACAGCCAACAACAACAGCTGTGATCTCATCACCATCGCAACCGCCACTGGCCCAATCGGCATACAGCGAACCAATTGCTCCTGTACCGAATGCAACACCACCGCATCATCCGATTCCACAAACCACTCATCATAATATGCCGCCGCACATCGTTCCACATCAAG gTATGGCAGGCTTGCCACCACATCCATATGGAGCTTTTCCCGGCGCTGGTCCTGGACAGCAAAGATCGCCGTATTATCCACCGCAATATGCCGGCCATCCATCGCAACCTTACCATCAATATCCACCGTATCCATACCATCACGGCGGTCAATATCCACCACAACCATCGCATTACGTTGGAGCTAATAATGCACCTTCACCATATGGTCCTCCACCGCCTGGACCAATTCCAAGTGGCCCAGCCATTCATCCGAACGAAGGAGGAGACGAAAGCAAAC ATAAAAAAGCCGAAGGACAGCACGAAGAACCGGAAAAAAAAGATGGAGCCGAATAG
- the LOC119082078 gene encoding SWI/SNF-related matrix-associated actin-dependent regulator of chromatin subfamily E member 1 isoform X5, protein MSLPSNYKQVASNSSGPGQSGHFHMKHGVAVTFNILKERLRASGSSAASERNKEMGNPFVHTVHGNPAFTPGKSGKSTAESRAPKPPKAPEKPLMPYMRYSRKVWDSVKAAHPERKLWEIGKVIGQMWRDLPEPQKQEFIEEYTIEKAEYEKSLKTYHSSPAYLSFLAAKNKAKAAIADADSHETPSRPAKGSQADRRIDIQPAEDEEDQDDGYSVKHVAYARFLRNHRLINEIFSDMAVPDVRTVVTTSRMQVLKRQVQSLTMHQMKLEAELLQMEEKFESKKRRLAESSDVFQEELKKHCKPAVDEETFQKMVERQYEAMKRERMRQLDEPNQLKPNIRPDDDISAVPQPTNTANSATEAQPSEQEMTVLHHFIQPMETDPTQPEPEVARPVESSKESHNITANSPSESDSNSNPTTLTTKPTESEHPEAAAEHPAQPLSPTAAKIPTVEPKDETPAPIVPAPTTYAQPAPSPIHSSVPTPTNIPQPTTTAVISSPSQPPLAQSAYSEPIAPVPNATPPHHPIPQTTHHNMPPHIVPHQGMAGLPPHPYGAFPGAGPGQQRSPYYPPQYAGHPSQPYHQYPPYPYHHGGQYPPQPSHYVGANNAPSPYGPPPPGPIPSGPAIHPNEGGDESKHKKAEGQHEEPEKKDGAE, encoded by the exons ATGTCTTTGCCCAGCAACTACAAGCAGGTTGCGTCGAACTCGTCGGGTCCTGGACAGAGTGGCC ATTTTCACATGAAACATGGTGTCGCTGTtactttcaacattttgaaag AACGTTTGCGAGCATCTGGTTCATCGGCAGCTAGCGAACGTAACAAGGAAATGGGTAATCCGTTCGTGCACACCGTTCATGGAAATCCTGCCTTTACGCCCGGCAAATCTGGAAAATCTACG GCGGAATCCCGAGCACCGAAACCTCCTAAAGCTCCCGAAAAACCGTTGATGCCGTACATGAGATATTCTCGTAAGGTGTGGGACAGTGTCAAGGCCGCACATCCGGAACGAAAGCTTTGGGAAATTGGTAAAGTTATTGGTCAAATGTGGCGAGACCTGCCCGAACCGCAGAAACAAGAGTTCATCGAAGAGTATACGATTGAGAAG GCAGAGTACGAAAAAAGTCTTAAGACTTACCACAGTTCTCCTGCATATCTATCCTTCTTGGCTGCCAAGAACAAGGCCAAAGCAG CTATTGCAGACGCTGACTCTCATGAGACTCCATCCCGACCGGCAAAAGGTTCTCAAGCTGATCGTCGCATTGACATTCAACCAGCCGAAGATGAAGAAG ACCAAGACGACGGATACTCCGTTAAGCACGTAGCGTATGCTCGCTTTCTACGCAATCATCGGTTGatcaacgaaatattttcggaCATGGCAGTTCCGGATGTTCGTACCGTTGTAACAACAAGCCGTATGCAAGTCTTGAAGCGTCAAGTTCAATCGTTGACTATGCATCAAATGAAATTGGAGGCAGAACTGTTGCAAATGGAGGAGAAATTTGAGTCGAAGAAGCGCCGACTCGCCGAGTCAAGTGACGTGTTCCAGGAAGAATTGAAAAAG caTTGCAAGCCAGCTGTTGATGAAGAGACCTTCCAGAAAATGGTGGAGCGTCAGTATGAAGCAATGAAACGCGAACGTATGCGTCAATTGGACGAACCTAACCAATTGAAACCGAACATTCGTCCGGATGATGACATTTCAGCTGTACCGCAACCGACAAACACGGCTAACTCGGCAACGGAAGCTCAACCATCCGAACAGGAG ATGACTGTCCTCCATCACTTCATCCAG CCAATGGAAACGGATCCGACACAACCCGAGCCCGAAGTTGCGCGGCCAGTTGAATCGTCCAAGGAATCTCACAACATAACAGCCAATTCACCATCGGAAAGCGATTCCAATTCGAATCCAACAACGCTAACCACTAAGCCTACCGAATCCGAACATCCTGAGGCCGCTGCCGAACATCCTGCTCAACCATTGAGTCCAACTGCTGCCAAAATTCCAACCGTTGAACCGAAAGACGAAACTCCAGCTCCAATAGTTCCAGCGCCGACAACGTATGCCCAACCAGCACCATCACCAATTCATTCATCTGTTCCGACGCCGACCAACATTCCACAGCCAACAACAACAGCTGTGATCTCATCACCATCGCAACCGCCACTGGCCCAATCGGCATACAGCGAACCAATTGCTCCTGTACCGAATGCAACACCACCGCATCATCCGATTCCACAAACCACTCATCATAATATGCCGCCGCACATCGTTCCACATCAAG gTATGGCAGGCTTGCCACCACATCCATATGGAGCTTTTCCCGGCGCTGGTCCTGGACAGCAAAGATCGCCGTATTATCCACCGCAATATGCCGGCCATCCATCGCAACCTTACCATCAATATCCACCGTATCCATACCATCACGGCGGTCAATATCCACCACAACCATCGCATTACGTTGGAGCTAATAATGCACCTTCACCATATGGTCCTCCACCGCCTGGACCAATTCCAAGTGGCCCAGCCATTCATCCGAACGAAGGAGGAGACGAAAGCAAAC ATAAAAAAGCCGAAGGACAGCACGAAGAACCGGAAAAAAAAGATGGAGCCGAATAG